Proteins encoded in a region of the Panicum hallii strain FIL2 chromosome 3, PHallii_v3.1, whole genome shotgun sequence genome:
- the LOC112887875 gene encoding leucine-rich repeat protein 1-like — MAAPIATRTLSLAVCAAVLVAVVVVSLAPVAAANEEGDALMALRRGLEDPDGVLASWDPNLVNPCTWFHVACNDDNRIDRIELANMRLSGPLPAELGKLEQLQYMEMSGNNLQGPIPPELGDLKNLISMDLYNNDISGHLPSTLGNLKSLRFLRIDHNRLTGPIPRELSRLPNLEAVDFSSNDLCGTIPTSGPFENVPLSSFSNNPRLKQGPGAYDAHC; from the exons ATGGCGGCGCCCATAGCCACAAGAACCCTGTCCCTGGCGGTGTGCGCCGCCGTCCTCGTGGCGGTTGTCGTGGTGTCCTTGGCACCAGTGGCGGCGGCGAACGAGGAAGGGGACGCGCTGATGGCCCTGCGCCGTGGCCTCGAGGACCCCGACGGCGTGCTCGCGAGCTGGGACCCGAACCTGGTGAACCCGTGCACCTGGTTCCACGTCGCGTGCAACGACGACAACCGCATCGACCGCAT AGAGCTTGCTAACATGAGGTTGTCCGGTCCTCTGCCGGCGGAGCTGGGGAAACTGGAGCAGCTGCAATACAT GGAGATGAGCGGGAACAACCTCCAGGGCCCGAtcccgccggagctcggcgaCCTGAAGAACCTGATCAGCATGGACCTGTACAACAATGACATCTCGGGGCACCTGCCCAGCACGCTCGGGAACCTGAAGTCCCTGCGGTTCCT GCGCATCGACCACAACCGCCTGACGGGACCGATCCCCAGGGAGCTGTCCAGACTGCCCAACCTCGAAGCTGT GGATTTCTCCAGCAACGACCTCTGCGGCACCATCCCGACATCCGGGCCGTTCGAGAACGTGCCCCTGAGCAG CTTCTCCAACAACCCGCGGCTGAAGCAGGGTCCCGGCGCGTACGACGCCCACTGCTAG